From Melospiza melodia melodia isolate bMelMel2 chromosome 19, bMelMel2.pri, whole genome shotgun sequence, one genomic window encodes:
- the STX16 gene encoding syntaxin-16 isoform X2 gives MATRRLTDAFLLLRNNAVQSRQLLAEQLADDRMALVSGISLDPEAAIGVTKRLPPKWVDGADEIQYDIARVKQKMKELASLHDKHLNRPTLDDSSEEERAIEITTQEITQLFHRCQRAVQVLQSRSRTCTEQEARVLRNVVSSLAQALQDLSTNFRHAQSDYLKRMKNREERSKHFFDTSVPLMDDGEDDTLYDRGFTDDQLALVEQNTLMVEEREREIRQIVQSISDLNEIFRDLGAMIVEQGTVLDRIDYNIEQSCMKTEEGLKQLHKAEQYQKKNRKMLVILILFVIVIVLIVVLIGVKSH, from the exons CTGGCCGATGACCGCATGGCCCTGGTGTCAGGGATCAGCCTGGACCCCGAGGCCGCCATCGGCGTCACCAAGCGCCTCCCGCCCAAGTGGGTGGATGGGGCAGACGAG ATTCAGTATGATATTGCCAGGGTTAAACAGAAAATGAAAGAATTAGCCAGTCTTCATGATAAACATCTAAACAGACCCACACTGGATGACAGCAGTGAAGAGGAACGGGCAATAGAAATCACAACCCAGGAGATCACACAG TTATTCCACAGGTGTCAGAGGGCAGTgcaggtgctgcagagcaggtCACGCACCTGCACAGAGCAAGAAGCACGAGTTCTCAGGAATGTGGTGTCTTCCTTAGCACAGGCCCTGCAGGACCTCTCCACCAACTTTAGGCATGCACAGTCTGACTATCTCAAAC GTATGAAGAATAGAGAAGAAAGGTCCAAACACTTCTTTGACACCTCAGTCCCACTGATGGATGATGGGGAGGATGATACACTTTATGATAGA GGTTTTACAGATGACCAGCTGGCATTGGTGGAGCAGAACACGCTGATGGTGGAAGAGAGGGAGCGAGAAATCCGTCAGATTGTGCAGTCAATCTCTGATCTCAACGAGATATTTAGGGACCTGGGAGCAATGATAGTAGAACAG GGAACAGTTCTAGATAGAATTGACTATAATATTGAACAGTCATGTATGAAAACTGAAGAGGGTCTAAAACAACTGCATAAG GCAGAGCAATATCAAAAGAAGAATCGGAAGATGCTcgttattttaattttgtttgttaTAGTAATTGTCCTTATTGTTGTTCTTATTGGTGTAAAGTCACACTAG